A region from the Mycobacterium heidelbergense genome encodes:
- a CDS encoding SRPBCC family protein: protein MSLPALEDIHTPIDGVTRIETSPREKATPVIMDMMRSVYPHDQVFGEYCTVNDYVDCPPDELYEYMADTRSLEEWTYSLRGFTPTDEPGLWLAHDRLGSETRIYTRTVANPQARTVDYHCAWDQGKHLWMIYLMRVIDAQAVLDKPGSVVLWTNCHHPFYDHNPYPETAPPQRPVWVGDFWDMFGAGHLLELKNLKAIAEYRHRNGLPVTPVWMR, encoded by the coding sequence ATGTCGTTGCCAGCGCTTGAGGATATCCACACACCCATCGATGGCGTGACCCGCATCGAAACCAGCCCCCGGGAAAAGGCCACCCCGGTCATCATGGACATGATGCGGTCGGTGTACCCGCACGATCAGGTCTTCGGGGAGTACTGCACCGTCAACGACTACGTCGACTGTCCGCCCGACGAGCTGTACGAGTACATGGCCGACACGCGCAGCCTCGAGGAGTGGACCTACAGCCTGCGCGGTTTCACCCCCACCGACGAACCCGGCCTGTGGCTGGCCCACGACCGGCTCGGTTCGGAGACCAGGATCTACACCCGGACGGTCGCCAACCCGCAGGCCCGCACCGTCGACTACCACTGCGCGTGGGATCAGGGCAAGCACCTGTGGATGATCTATCTGATGCGCGTCATCGACGCCCAGGCCGTCCTCGACAAGCCCGGATCCGTTGTGCTGTGGACCAATTGCCACCACCCGTTCTACGACCACAACCCGTACCCGGAGACCGCGCCACCGCAGCGCCCGGTGTGGGTCGGCGACTTCTGGGACATGTTCGGGGCCGGCCATCTGCTGGAGCTGAAGAACCTCAAGGCGATCGCCGAGTACCGCCACCGCAACGGGCTTCCGGTGACCCCCGTATGGATGCGGTGA
- a CDS encoding thiamine pyrophosphate-binding protein: MPRKQRVVDHIVERLASVGVDHIFGVDGANIEDLYDAAHFRPDITAILAKHEFSAATMADGYSRSGAGLGVVASTSGGGALNLVAALGESLTSRVPVLALVGQTPLTMDGRGGFQDTSGDNGSLDARAVFSAVSVSCERVLTPADIVPALSRAIGAARAGGPAVLLLPKDIQQGCVDAERNGHAAQHPRPIGNPQPIVSALRDATGPVTIVVGEQVARDDARAELEALRAVLRARVATVPDAKDVAGTPGLGSSSALGVTGVMGHPGVAEAVAASAVCLVVGTRLSVTARTGLDDALAAVPTVSIGSAPPYVPCTHVHTDDLRGSLRMLTQALSGAGRPTHVRVPDAVRRTELTPPPCGSAGIRYRDAMAVLDGCVPDGADIVVDAGNTGAAAVHYLPARRGGRFAVALGMGGMGYSFGAGIGMAFGRPSSGRPGGRTVVIAGDGAFFMHGMEVHTAVQYRLPVTFVLFNNNAHAMCVTREQLFYDDLYSYNRFRSSRLGSGLAAMFPGLTSVDVGDLDGFAAAMRAALAVDGPAVVSVECAADEIPPFAPFLTGRSAKDTVTQELASVEENRADVVASA, from the coding sequence ATGCCGAGGAAGCAGCGGGTGGTCGACCACATCGTCGAGCGCCTCGCGTCGGTTGGCGTCGACCACATCTTCGGCGTGGACGGCGCCAACATCGAGGATCTGTACGACGCCGCGCACTTCCGGCCCGACATCACGGCGATACTCGCCAAGCACGAATTCTCCGCCGCAACCATGGCCGACGGATACAGCCGCAGCGGGGCCGGGCTGGGTGTGGTGGCCTCGACCTCGGGCGGCGGGGCACTGAATCTCGTCGCGGCCCTTGGGGAGTCGCTGACAAGCCGGGTTCCGGTGCTGGCGTTGGTCGGCCAAACCCCGCTCACCATGGACGGCCGCGGCGGCTTTCAGGACACCAGCGGCGACAACGGATCGCTGGACGCGCGGGCGGTGTTCTCCGCGGTGTCGGTGTCGTGCGAGCGAGTGCTCACACCGGCCGACATCGTGCCGGCGCTGTCGAGGGCGATCGGCGCGGCGCGCGCCGGCGGCCCGGCGGTCTTGTTGCTGCCCAAGGACATTCAGCAGGGATGCGTGGACGCCGAACGCAACGGCCATGCCGCGCAGCACCCGCGTCCCATCGGCAACCCCCAGCCGATCGTTTCGGCGCTGCGCGACGCGACCGGCCCGGTCACCATCGTCGTCGGCGAGCAGGTGGCCCGCGACGACGCCCGCGCGGAACTGGAAGCGCTGCGCGCGGTGCTGCGGGCGCGGGTGGCGACCGTGCCCGACGCGAAGGACGTCGCCGGCACACCGGGCCTCGGGTCGTCGTCGGCGCTCGGGGTGACCGGCGTCATGGGCCACCCGGGTGTGGCCGAAGCGGTGGCGGCCAGCGCCGTGTGCCTGGTGGTCGGCACCCGGCTGTCGGTCACCGCGCGCACCGGCCTCGACGACGCGCTGGCCGCGGTGCCGACGGTCTCCATCGGCTCCGCGCCGCCATACGTTCCGTGCACCCACGTCCACACCGACGACCTGCGCGGCTCGCTGCGCATGCTGACCCAGGCGCTGTCCGGGGCGGGGCGGCCCACCCACGTGCGCGTGCCCGATGCGGTGCGGCGCACGGAACTGACGCCGCCGCCGTGCGGGAGCGCGGGCATCCGCTATCGCGACGCGATGGCGGTGCTCGACGGCTGCGTGCCCGACGGGGCGGACATCGTCGTCGACGCCGGCAACACCGGCGCGGCGGCGGTCCATTACCTGCCGGCACGGCGCGGCGGCAGGTTCGCGGTGGCGCTCGGCATGGGCGGCATGGGGTACAGCTTCGGCGCCGGCATCGGGATGGCCTTCGGGCGCCCGAGCAGCGGCCGGCCCGGCGGGCGCACCGTCGTGATCGCCGGGGACGGAGCGTTTTTCATGCACGGCATGGAGGTTCATACCGCGGTGCAGTACCGGCTGCCGGTGACGTTCGTGTTGTTCAACAACAACGCGCACGCCATGTGCGTGACCCGCGAACAGCTGTTCTATGACGACCTATACAGCTACAACCGATTCCGTTCCAGCCGGTTGGGTTCCGGCCTGGCGGCCATGTTCCCGGGGCTGACGTCCGTCGACGTCGGCGACCTCGACGGCTTCGCCGCCGCCATGCGCGCGGCGCTCGCCGTCGACGGCCCCGCCGTGGTCAGCGTCGAATGCGCCGCCGACGAGATCCCGCCGTTCGCACCATTTCTCACCGGTCGATCAGCCAAAGATACTGTCACACAAGAGCTTGCGAGTGTAGAGGAGAATCGTGCCGATGTCGTTGCCAGCGCTTGA
- a CDS encoding 3-oxoacyl-ACP synthase III family protein, with protein MSTPSVSLIDVSTYLPGDPIGADYYAQFAGSDDLRDNVMFRAPKFRHHVAPDESSIDMIERAAHGLIDRHGHDVIEGADVLITHIQVPDMAFYGQGGGIAHRLGMRPSWVLDLNNGGCAAFVLALNVARKLLSAGEGRTALIAIAQNAAGQFFDQPTIRRKAQSAVPGDGAAVGLVTVGDRSPILDVECRTYGEYAGEMTLSYDPPRKWWQAGPGEGSIGFTESKVTKVLARGNRQVPEVALAVCDRIGLAAKDIDLLVTNQPNRAFLRNWRDALELPPERHRDTFDQCGNLFGAGIPINLDRAIADGQVKAGDVVMMAAFAHAGDFAGAAAVRWGGRG; from the coding sequence ATGAGCACGCCGAGCGTCAGCCTCATCGACGTCTCCACCTACCTGCCCGGCGACCCGATCGGCGCCGACTACTACGCGCAATTCGCCGGATCCGACGACCTGCGCGACAACGTGATGTTCCGCGCCCCGAAGTTTCGCCATCACGTCGCGCCGGACGAGAGTTCGATCGACATGATCGAACGCGCGGCGCACGGCCTGATCGACCGGCACGGCCACGACGTCATCGAAGGCGCCGACGTGCTGATCACCCACATCCAGGTGCCCGACATGGCGTTCTACGGCCAGGGCGGCGGCATCGCCCACCGGTTGGGCATGCGGCCCTCGTGGGTGCTCGACCTGAACAACGGCGGCTGCGCCGCGTTCGTGCTGGCGCTCAACGTGGCTCGCAAACTGCTGTCGGCGGGGGAGGGGCGGACCGCGCTGATCGCGATCGCACAGAACGCCGCCGGGCAGTTCTTCGATCAGCCGACGATTCGCCGCAAGGCGCAGTCCGCGGTGCCCGGCGACGGGGCGGCGGTCGGGCTGGTCACGGTGGGTGACCGGTCGCCCATCCTCGACGTCGAATGCCGCACCTATGGCGAATACGCCGGTGAAATGACGCTCTCCTACGACCCGCCGCGCAAGTGGTGGCAGGCCGGGCCCGGCGAGGGCAGCATCGGCTTCACCGAAAGCAAGGTCACCAAGGTGCTGGCCCGGGGCAACCGACAGGTTCCCGAAGTGGCGCTGGCGGTCTGTGACCGAATCGGCTTGGCCGCCAAGGACATCGATCTGTTGGTCACTAACCAGCCCAACCGGGCGTTCCTGCGCAATTGGCGCGACGCGCTCGAGCTGCCCCCCGAACGCCATCGGGACACTTTTGATCAGTGCGGCAACCTGTTTGGCGCCGGAATCCCGATCAACCTCGACCGCGCGATAGCCGACGGTCAGGTCAAGGCCGGCGACGTGGTCATGATGGCGGCCTTCGCCCATGCCGGCGACTTCGCCGGCGCGGCGGCGGTGCGCTGGGGCGGGCGGGGCTGA
- a CDS encoding sigma-70 family RNA polymerase sigma factor translates to MGGTRSASAAAEAALMKALYDEHAAVLWRYALRLTGDASQAEDVVQETLLRAWQHPEVVGDTERSARAWLFTVARNMIIDDRRSARFRNVVGSLDEEGAPEQSTPDEVNAALDRLLIAEAMVQLSAEHRAVIDRSYYRGWSTAQIAADLEIAEGTVKSRLHYAVRALRLTLQELGVTR, encoded by the coding sequence ATGGGCGGTACCAGGAGTGCGTCCGCGGCAGCCGAAGCCGCTCTGATGAAGGCGCTCTACGACGAACACGCCGCGGTCCTGTGGCGCTACGCGCTCCGGTTGACGGGGGACGCGAGCCAGGCCGAGGACGTGGTTCAGGAGACCCTGCTGCGGGCATGGCAGCATCCGGAGGTCGTCGGCGACACGGAGCGGTCGGCGCGGGCATGGTTGTTCACGGTGGCCCGCAACATGATCATCGACGACCGGCGCAGCGCGCGGTTCCGCAACGTGGTCGGTTCGCTAGACGAAGAGGGCGCGCCCGAGCAGTCGACGCCGGACGAGGTGAACGCGGCGCTGGACCGGCTGCTGATCGCCGAGGCGATGGTCCAATTGTCGGCCGAGCACCGGGCCGTGATCGACCGGTCCTACTACCGCGGTTGGTCCACGGCGCAGATCGCCGCGGACCTCGAGATAGCCGAAGGAACAGTGAAGTCGCGACTACACTATGCCGTGCGGGCGTTGCGGCTCACTCTGCAGGAGCTTGGGGTTACCCGATGA
- a CDS encoding anti-sigma factor family protein, with the protein MRTPLQSIGPPGDTYSMWDAAYVLGSLSASDRREFETHMAGCPACREAVADLSGVPALLSQLDAKEVAAIDEPGAAQPVPVSPELLPSLLAAVRWRRRRARLVTWVASAAAAAVLGIGVLVGVHGYTSAPAQQVAASAQPMAQVGTTLLASTVELSGQHWGTSINLRCVCLAPLNAHHDTLAMVVVGRDGSQTRLATWVAEPGHTATPAGSISTPVDQIAAVQVVSAESGQVLLQRSL; encoded by the coding sequence ATGAGGACGCCGCTACAGAGTATCGGCCCTCCCGGCGACACCTACTCGATGTGGGATGCCGCCTACGTGTTGGGGTCGTTGTCTGCCTCCGACCGTCGCGAGTTCGAGACGCACATGGCCGGCTGCCCAGCGTGCCGGGAGGCCGTCGCCGATCTGAGCGGCGTGCCGGCCCTGCTTTCGCAGCTTGACGCGAAAGAGGTGGCCGCGATCGACGAGCCCGGCGCCGCGCAACCCGTGCCGGTGTCGCCGGAGTTGTTGCCGTCGCTGTTGGCCGCCGTGCGCTGGCGCCGGCGCCGCGCGCGGCTGGTGACCTGGGTCGCCTCGGCCGCCGCGGCCGCGGTGCTGGGAATCGGCGTCTTGGTCGGTGTGCACGGGTACACCTCGGCACCCGCGCAGCAGGTGGCCGCGTCCGCGCAGCCCATGGCGCAGGTCGGCACCACGCTGCTGGCCTCGACGGTGGAGCTCAGCGGCCAGCACTGGGGGACTTCGATCAACCTGAGGTGCGTCTGCCTGGCCCCGCTGAATGCCCACCATGACACGCTGGCGATGGTCGTGGTGGGGCGCGACGGCAGCCAAACCCGGCTGGCGACGTGGGTGGCCGAACCCGGCCACACCGCGACGCCCGCGGGCAGCATCTCGACGCCGGTCGACCAGATCGCCGCCGTGCAAGTGGTTTCCGCCGAGAGCGGCCAGGTCCTGCTGCAGCGTTCCCTGTAA